From the genome of Prunus persica cultivar Lovell chromosome G8, Prunus_persica_NCBIv2, whole genome shotgun sequence:
TTGTCACTTCTCTCCATATAGGTTTCTCTCTAGCTAAGCTATAGCACTTTCTATTCTTCTAACATTGGCCTTTTCAGTTTTGTGCAAAATGTGATCAATATTTGTAGGAATGGCTAAGCAAATAGTGAAAGTTTGGACCCCCCCCATCCACATGTTTAGTGCTAGTTGGGATTCTTTGAGTGCATGGCcaatatgaaaatgaaatttttgttggatAGGCCCAGAGCCTTAAGAATTTGTACTGCTTTGCAAGTGGACTGGacttccaaaaaattccaaatgcctcagattttttttgggaCTACCGAAGGCCACACTCTCTCCAAAAGATTTGATTGAGAATTAAGTTTgcaagggttttttttttttcttgaaagaaCAAACTGATACTTCGTGTTTGTCATGTGATGGGAACAAGTTCTTGATTGTCCATATTTATGGCCGTTCCTGATGCGGACTTCCCACATGGGAGTGACCAAACACCCACTGTCGTAAGCAGGAGGACAAGTTTCTTGGTGCCACATATTTATGTTTATCACTATCATCTTCACCAAAATAGAAATATTcagtaattaaattttgaaatctcTATCCACCACATGATTGAATAAGTGAAAGGTGCACGAGTACTATTCTTAATTGGTGTGGGAACAGTACAACAAGAGGGAATTGTGCAGAGAGGCCTTGATGGTTTGGATAAAGTTAATTTCACTCAGTTATCCAGGGAAATGATGATAAGAACAATGACATGGTACAATAAAAGACAGCACGGTTTTAACTTCTAGTAGTCTCATTTCATACTCATCAGAACAACATCATCTTCCAGTTTAAGGAGTAAGCGCGAGTTATTATGAGTCGTTTATATGCAAATTTGATTCCAAAATGCCTCaaatgtttattattatcattgtCGAGAGCACGCAAGTCATCAAACAGATCATAGTCACTTACGAAACGAATGAATGAACATCTAACATGTCACATCCACTTACGAATCAACATCTAACACTAACATACTTTGGAAATACAATTGAGGTATATATGCAATTAAGGCTTGATTTGGGTAAAGTTTTGATTGCAAAGTGTTACAAGATTCCAAAAGAGTAGACATTATGAGAATCTTCAAGGATGGTACTGAATATCCATTGAAATTTGGAGGTTTTCACTTAGGACCACGCTAGTGGTAGCCACCTGGAGCTGAAAGCTGAAcactctctctcaactcttatatgagagagaggaaagagaatcCTATGATCATCAATTCATCATATTCTACCACCGTCCACTTGCTAAGCAAAGCCCCAAGAATATGGGTAAAATCTCACACCACCTCACGCGCCCATAACGCGCGTGGAGGACAAACAGTGATGACCTTATCTCAATCTTGGGCCGCAAGGGCATGGTTCCCGCGAAATGATTGGGCAAGGATCCAAGTGGCGTCCAACCACACCATTCCCTCCGCCCTGTCAGAAATCTGCGTGTAGAGATACTGGGCATCACGAGTGGTCGGTGCAGCTGGCCCTCGTACACCCGTCCGTACGATGTACTCTTGCTATGCGACAAATCGTGATTGTGGTTAGGGTCCCACTTTTGGTCTTGGACCCACCTGAGCTTACCAGCTGGGGCCTATTAATCGCCCACGTGTATCTCTTCCTTTAAATAATGTAGTATTcatattatacacatacgTATGTATGTTTTAATAATACTTCTATTTTTCGTACATGTTTTAAAGAATAAgtaaaatacatattttataatacacctacatatatatttttttaaattcaataatacagacaaaattcacgtattatacactttttttttcacatattattgaataaaaataatatatattaaaaaattaaataaaaatatcatatagTGACCAAACTTTTAGATTGtatcttgccaaaatttttctgaataaaacacgtatgtattttattaatacttTTTCCGTTCCATATTTACTAACTATCATATTCACAGTCtgataatataaatatacgtCTAAAAATTTAAAGCTGAAAATTTATTACTACTACCAAATGATATAGAAAATGACATGATAATACCATATTCACTAGAAATTTAAGTATTACAATAAGAAGTTAAGGATGAATGATATATGTgattagagaaaaataaataaataaatatgatttgTTGCTTGTAGTAATGCTCCTTTGCTAAGTCGTAAATATGATATAAATAATTGTATTGGATATTCAAACTTTGAACACTGTTACAATTATGAATTAGACATTCAACAAGTTTCATAAATTATAGTTGTGACAGAGATTAAAGTTACGTTTAGTGAAAAATTAGTATATCATAATAGCTAATTTCAAGATTTTGAGATTATGATATTAGTGATTCCCCGAGGCCTGTGGCAAGCATTACATTTTGAGGATAAGTGTGTTATTATGAACTTATTAAGTAGGTTAACTGCTCATCTAATTAAGTTGACCAATTCATTGAGGTAGATAAGGTCAAAACCGAGTCCGGGACCCAATGTCTGTTAAGCCCCCCAATCAGCATTTGTCAAAGCTTGGTCCATATGAGCTGGATGGGACATGGGTTACCTATTCATGGGTTCAAtcaaattgagagagagagagagagagagagagagagagagagatggagattTGGCCAGTTGGAGAGAGCTCACAATTTAATCTTGGATGGTGGTACACACTACTAGACACAGCATCTGCATCCCAATTTGGATGGGTTTGATAGTAACACTTGGAGGTCCCTAATGAATAACATTTGGATGGACTATTAATAATGAGTGATCCAAGAGGGAATGCACATGGGTTTTAAAGTTTTTACCTTCATTTTCAATGCAATAATAAGTTGTCCGAATTAGCTGTTTAGTGCGTGTTGATAAAATTTAACTGTTGATGCATTGTGAGTTTTATATTCATCAACGTCCAAATTTTATCTATGTATGTATATAGACGGCCGACCATAACATATGtctatacatatatgtacatGGCACTATTGACTTGAGTACTCATAGACCACGCACCAATTATTATGGTTAAACTTGTTGATTATACTTTATGCGGCTACGGATAAGTTTAACACCTGTTATTGTGGCCTTTTATTTTGACCACCACATGCTTAATATACTTTGGTTTCCTTAATTTATAATTAGGATGGTGAGCTATTCAAATATAATAAGATGCCTATATTAGGGCACATTGTGGTTCACAGTGATTtatacataaaaataagaggagaaaagaaaaagaaaaaggaaaagaaaaagaagataaatgaaaaggaagatgGGAAGGAAGCTAACATTGGAACTTTGAAAGGAGGACCAAAATTAAGAATATATATCAGAATTCACAAGTGACAATATTTAAAATGGAGctttgaaagagaaatttaGGTTGAAGTGCGTGTGCACGTGCATACATGTGTGTAAATATGTGGGGAATTCTGCATATGCATATGCACACGTGCCCACATGCGTGTGTGAGTCCTTAGAGGTAAAGAGTAAATCCCTGCACTGCACTATTCTTTCTTGAAaaggagagagacagagagagagagagagagagagagggttgaATGTGATTGCATGTGGATTCATAAACACCCAGTCCAGTCAACTGCACTTTGCCCCAAGAAATTTCTACAGTCTCCACTCATGCAGTCATGCCTAAACTTTTTGTGTTAAAACCCTTTTAATAATTCTCACTTGATTCTTGAGACTAGACAATTACATACAaataatacaccaactacttgTACTACACATGATACAATAGACTTTATGCCTGCGTGACGTGAAGGATTATGAACTGTTGATTCGTAtgttatataaatttataaattgacAAGTAACGAATTGTCTCATACCATATAATCTGATGATATATGAAAAATCTTGATAAATCTAGTAGTATTGTATTCATAATACTCTTCCTAACTCTTTTATATGTAGTCAATAAGTTGgagttgaaattaaaatttggttCCCTAGGTATTTTCATTACAAAAACTACAAACTAGTTAGCTTCCAAGTTCCTTTTTCAAGTGGGAAAGGTAGGAGATTCTCAAGTCCACTTGGCTGAACAGTAAACACTACACATAAGCTAGCTAATATTGGAAAGGATGATAAAAGTATCTTGAAGACTATGTGCAATTAAGTCCAATAACATGCAGCATATACTATTGCTTTACATCTACTAACTAAAACATCTCTAGCAGGAGGACCACAGAAAGCTCAAGAAAAATCTCATACTAAAACCACCCATGCTGATCCAATCAAGCTATGTgctcaacaaaaaaagggcaaacacatcagagagagagagagagccagaGAGGCATGAATGGTACTGCTATGAAGGGATAGGTGTCCATATACTGAGGAAGGGGAAATGGACGTGTACCCCGATTTTGGTTAAGAGGGTATACAGTGCTTCGCTGTCTTAGCATGTGAAGAGATATTGTGTGCCTTATTTTtgatatttctctctcttacatGCACCCACTATAACCCTCCCAACTGGCAATTTTGATTAATTCACATACAGAGCTGAATGGGAAGAGGAGAGTCAGGACAAAACAGGTCTAagatttcacttttttattttttattttttataaacctttttatttcttaccACACTCCAAAAACTCCTATATCTTTACATAACTTGGTATGTGAAGTCCAAATATAGAGAGACACATTCCATCAGTCCATTGAGATATTCATCTTTATCTACTTGgttacagagagagagagagagagagagagagagagagagagagagagagggagttgTTGAtattcatctatatatatatttagttgTTCACCTCTCTTTGTGTTATTAAAAGGAAAATCCATTAGAGGGTAttctttgtgaaaaaaaatgaatgtgTTGGCCTCAGAATGCAGTAGTGGTTGTGAGTCTGGTTGGACTCTATACTTGGAACAGTctaattttctttctcataaTCCAAGGGCTTCACATAGAGATAGTGGTTTCTGTGATGAGTACAAGGATAAAAGAAGTAAACAAGCTGATGGAGATGaggaggatgaagaagaagaggaccagtcaatggtttcTGATGCATCTTCTGGGCCTCCACATTTcaatgaagatgaagtttACTTAGATGATAATACTACTAATAATATTAATGGGTGTTTCTATCCTCCATCCAAGGATCTTGGACCTTTGAAGTTTACAGGAAAAAAGCAgagaatcaaagaaaaaggtaGGCGCTCATGTGGtgatcaacaacaacaaccatCTTTTCTAGATGACACTGCCAGCTCTCCTGTCTTCAACTACTCCAAggtaattaataattaattaatcactGTTTAACTTCATTAATGTGATTAATTTGATCAACATGCTC
Proteins encoded in this window:
- the LOC18768861 gene encoding uncharacterized protein LOC18768861, with amino-acid sequence MNVLASECSSGCESGWTLYLEQSNFLSHNPRASHRDSGFCDEYKDKRSKQADGDEEDEEEEDQSMVSDASSGPPHFNEDEVYLDDNTTNNINGCFYPPSKDLGPLKFTGKKQRIKEKGRRSCGDQQQQPSFLDDTASSPVFNYSKNNFIVSNNQASGGSSSVLDYSQGFSSTHFQGRSAYQDHFGFLQSTLSGNNLQNNQWFQG